Proteins from one Staphylococcus sp. IVB6214 genomic window:
- a CDS encoding type B 50S ribosomal protein L31, with amino-acid sequence MKQGIHPEYRKVIFLDTTTNFKFLSGSTKTTSETMEWEDGNEYPVIRLDISSDSHPFYTGRQKFAAADGRVERFNKKFGLKSNN; translated from the coding sequence ATGAAACAAGGAATTCATCCAGAATATCGTAAAGTTATCTTTTTAGATACAACAACGAACTTTAAGTTTTTAAGTGGATCAACAAAAACAACAAGTGAAACAATGGAATGGGAAGATGGTAACGAATATCCAGTTATCCGTTTAGATATCTCTTCTGATTCACACCCATTCTACACAGGACGTCAAAAGTTTGCTGCTGCAGACGGTCGTGTGGAACGTTTCAACAAAAAGTTTGGTCTCAAATCAAACAACTAA
- the rho gene encoding transcription termination factor Rho, which produces MSTRDTRERTSPQYESFHELYKNNTTKALTEKAKALKLVNYSKLNKKELVLAIMEAQMEKDGNYYMEGVLDDIQPDGYGFLRTVNFSKGEKDIYISASQIRRFEIKRGDKVTGKVRKPKENEKYYGLLQVDFVNDHNAEEVKKRPHFQALTPLYPEERIKLETTPHNYSTRVMDLVTPIGLGQRGLIVAPPKAGKTSLLKEIANAIVKNKPNAKLFILLVGERPEEVTDLERSVDEAEVVHSTFDEHPKHHVKVAELLLERAKRLVEIGEDVIILMDSITRLARAYNLVVPPSGRTLSGGLDPASLHGPKAFFGAARNIEAGGSLTILATALVDTGSRMDDMIYEEFKGTGNMELHLDRRLSERRVFPAIDIVRSSTRKEELLIPKDELESLWQLRNMFSNAPDFTERFMRKLKRTKSNEEFFAELQKSAEESTKTGRPII; this is translated from the coding sequence ATGTCTACAAGGGATACTAGGGAGAGAACTTCACCACAGTATGAATCGTTCCATGAGTTATACAAGAACAACACGACAAAAGCCCTGACAGAAAAAGCCAAGGCATTGAAGTTGGTTAACTATAGTAAGTTGAACAAAAAAGAACTTGTTTTAGCGATTATGGAAGCACAGATGGAAAAAGACGGTAATTATTATATGGAAGGCGTCTTAGATGATATTCAGCCAGATGGGTATGGATTTTTAAGAACTGTTAATTTTTCTAAAGGTGAAAAAGATATTTATATTTCAGCTAGCCAAATACGTCGTTTTGAAATAAAACGCGGTGACAAGGTGACTGGTAAGGTACGCAAACCAAAAGAAAACGAAAAATACTACGGCTTGCTACAAGTCGATTTTGTCAATGATCACAACGCAGAGGAAGTTAAGAAAAGACCTCACTTTCAAGCTTTAACGCCCCTTTATCCAGAAGAACGAATCAAATTGGAAACAACCCCTCACAACTATTCAACACGTGTTATGGATTTGGTCACACCAATCGGTCTTGGACAACGTGGATTAATCGTAGCACCACCAAAAGCGGGTAAGACTTCATTATTAAAAGAAATTGCGAATGCGATTGTAAAGAACAAACCGAATGCGAAGTTGTTTATACTTCTAGTGGGTGAACGTCCAGAAGAAGTGACGGACTTAGAGCGTTCAGTCGATGAAGCTGAAGTTGTTCATTCAACATTTGACGAGCATCCGAAACACCATGTTAAAGTGGCAGAATTGTTGCTCGAACGTGCAAAACGTCTTGTTGAAATTGGTGAAGATGTTATTATTTTGATGGATTCAATTACGCGATTGGCTCGTGCATACAATTTAGTTGTACCGCCAAGTGGGAGAACGTTGTCGGGTGGTTTGGACCCTGCATCTTTACATGGGCCGAAAGCTTTCTTTGGTGCGGCGAGAAATATTGAAGCGGGCGGTAGTTTGACAATATTAGCAACGGCGCTTGTGGATACAGGTTCACGCATGGATGATATGATCTATGAAGAATTCAAAGGAACGGGCAACATGGAATTACATTTAGACCGCAGATTGTCAGAACGACGTGTCTTTCCAGCAATTGATATTGTGCGTAGTTCTACACGTAAAGAAGAGTTGCTCATTCCTAAGGACGAATTGGAGAGCTTATGGCAATTGCGAAATATGTTTTCAAATGCACCGGACTTCACTGAGCGTTTTATGAGAAAGTTAAAGCGTACAAAATCAAACGAAGAATTTTTTGCAGAATTACAAAAGAGTGCTGAAGAAAGTACGAAAACAGGACGTCCGATTATTTAA